The DNA region TACGGAGCCGAAGTCGATCTGGCTCGCGCTCGAACATTGATCGCGGCGCGGCAATGAAAAAACGGATCGGACGTTTTGTGTCCGATCCGTTCTTTTTTCTGGCGCCGCAGCGAGGATTCAGCTCGAACGCCGCACCAGCAGGAAGCTCACGCCGACCGCGCCGAGAAATGCGCCGCAGCAGCGGTTGAACCAGCGGCGCACGGTGGCACGCGTCAGCCATTTGCCGAGATACATGCCCGCCCACGAATACAGCGCGATCGCGAGCCATTCGAGCACGAGAAAGCTGGCGCCGAGCACGGCGAATTGCGGCAGCATCGGCTTCGAAATATCGACGAATTGCGGCAGGAACGCGGTGAACACCAGAATCGCCTTCGGGTTGCCCGCCGCGACAAAGCATTCCTGGCGCGCGATGCGCCACAGCGAAGCGTCGTCCTGCTTCATCCCGTCCATCGGTCCGGCGTCGCTGCGCCACAGCTGGACGGCCAGCCAGATCAGATAGGCGGCACCCACCAGTTTGATCGCAAGGAAGAACACTTCGGATGCGTGCAGCACGACGGCGAGGCCCGTTGCAGCGAGCACCAGCATGCCGGCAAAGGCGACCAGCCGTCCGCTGCCGGCGACGAACGCCGTCATGAAGCCGTGCCGGGCGGCAACGTTGATCGACAGCAGATTGTTGGGCCCGGGCGCCATGTTGATCGCGAAGCACGCGGGAAGAAAAAACAGCCAGGCGGTGAGAGACATGACGGCTCGCTCGGACGGGCCGCCGCGCGGCGTTGGTTCGCACAGCGCGCGGCGGTAAATGCAGAGGGAAATATCCGATTGTAGCGAAATGTCGGCTGCGGCTACGCCGCAGCGCAAGAGAATTGCGCCGCCGCCGGCAGCGCCAGCGCGAAGCGGAACGCGCCTGTTATTCGACCGGCTGTAGCGATTGCTGAAACGACGGATCTCTGACGATCGTATCGACGCTGATTTTCACGACGTCGTCGAGTGCGAGCGCGGGGTTCGTGAACTTCTGCCGGAACAGATGGACCGTATTGCTCTTGACGTAGACAGTCTGCTTCGTCGACGCATTGGTGACGAAGTAGCAGATGGTCATCGTCCACGTGGCCCGCGGCCGCGCATCGTCCACCGACAACACCTCGATCCGGCCACTCAGCACCAGCTTGTCGTGGGTCGTCACGGCGATGCCCGACTTGCGCCATGCGGACACGACAGCGTCGCGCACCGCCGACTCGACACCTTTCTTCAGCAGGATGGACGTCGTCGCCGTATTGGGAATGCGATCGAAGCTGACGTGGCCATCGCGCGCGGGCATGTACGCGAAGTCGCGGGCGGAGGCGATGACGAGCGCGTTGTCGGCAGGCGTCGAGGTCGACGCGGTGGAGCGGGGCACGAAGAAGGAGCAAGCGGAGCTGAGGAGCGCGAAGCAGGCGATGCTGGATCGTTTGAGCAGAAGCGGGTTCACGGCGATGGCGCAGCAGGCGTGTCGCTGCGGTATGAAAGTCGAAAGGCGAGAGTGTGTCGCGCGGGCCTAAGCGCGAATATGAGACGCGTCCTAAAAATACGGTCGCTGCATCGGATCGACAACGTCGGCAGGCCAACAATTGAATACGGTCAAAGCACGCGCGATGGGGGCCGAGTCCAGCCAGAAGGGCCGGCTTCACGCGATCCGGCTATGTTCGCGCCAAGTTTTTTGAGCGGTGTCAATGTTGCAGGTCCGCATCTCAAAAACGCACCCCTCTTATCGCATTAAGAGTCTTCTTACAGTCTTTTTTTGGATAGTCCGCGATACTCATCGACGCTCATTTTCATCCAGACAAAGAGACCTCCATGCTTGACTCGTCCGCGCTTCAATCGATGAAACCGCTTTTCATGACGCCATGCTACGGCGGCAACGTCATGGCGAATTTTGCAAACAGCCTGCTCGCCCTCAATAACGCGATGTGGCAGACGGGCATGCAGAGCTCGGTGCGAATCCGTTCCGGCGAAAGTCTGATCACGCGCGCGCGCAATGAGGCCGTCGCGGAATTTCTGCTCGATCCGGGCTACACGCATCTGTTCTGGATCGACGCAGACATCGGCTTTTCCGTCGATCAGGTGTTGCGGCTGCTGCTAGCCGATCGCGATGTCGTGGCGGGCGTCTATCCGCTCAAGCGTT from Paraburkholderia caribensis includes:
- a CDS encoding LysE family translocator, with the translated sequence MSLTAWLFFLPACFAINMAPGPNNLLSINVAARHGFMTAFVAGSGRLVAFAGMLVLAATGLAVVLHASEVFFLAIKLVGAAYLIWLAVQLWRSDAGPMDGMKQDDASLWRIARQECFVAAGNPKAILVFTAFLPQFVDISKPMLPQFAVLGASFLVLEWLAIALYSWAGMYLGKWLTRATVRRWFNRCCGAFLGAVGVSFLLVRRSS